AGTTCACCATCACCATTCCTGCGCAGGCAGCATAAACAATTGGTATGTCTGAGAAAATAAAAGTACTGATAGTGGAAGATGAATCCATCGTTGCGATGGACCTCGCAGCCGGACTGGAAACCGACGGCTACGAAGTGGCGGGCATTGCAGATAATGCTGCTGAAGCCATAGATCTCTTCCAGAAAAATGAGGTAGACATCATCCTCATGGATGTTCATATTATCGGAAAGAAAGATGGCATCGACACTGCTGCTGAACTATTGCAGCAGCGCTCTGTGCCGCTGATCTACCTCACTGCTTTCACCGATGCCAAAACCATTGAGCGCGCCAAAACCACACACCCGGCTGCTTTCCTTGCCAAACCATACAGCATCACCAACGTACGGATAGCCATCGAACTGGCCATCAGCAATTTTGCCGTAACGGCACAACAAAGCAGCAAAGTAATTCCCATGGACAACCAGAACTCCGTAGCCAGCCTCACGGAAAAAGAAACCATTCTCCAGATGAACGATTACATTTTTGTAAAGAACAATTATGTATTCGTGAAGATCAAACTGGATGAGATCCTCTATGCGGAAGCAGATAATAATTACGTACAACTGGTGACCACAGAAAAGAAACTCTTACTCCGCCTTTCGCTCAGTCAACTGCTGGAAAAGATCAGCTACAAACCACTTGTACGTATTCATCGTTCCTATGCCGTCAACATTGACATGATCCAGTCTTTCTCCGACCAGGAAGTGAACCTGCCCAAAATGCAATTACCGATAGGCAGAAGCTATAAGGAGGATTTTTTGAAGCAGTTCAATTTCAGGTAAGTAATTCTTCCTCATATCCATTCACATACAAAATTCCGTTGTTCACATACTCCTCCCGCGGAAAGCCTTTCTTTGCGGCATAATTTTACGCAGTATCCTTATAGGAGGCTAAACATTTCAAATTTTCACATTTCTCAACTGGTACTAAGGGTGGTATCAATGGTAAGTCAGTGGCCGGCGTCTGTAGTAGTGCGCCGGTTGGCTGCTGCCATGATTCCGTACCTCATTTACCTTTCAAACTTTCAAACTTTCAAACTTAAACTCCCGTTCCAACAAATCAACAATTCTTACCATATTCGTTGCCTGCCAATTAGTATCATTAACGGATTCAGGATCCCAAAAATCGTAGTATGTATATGCGTCATTGGAAAGAACCTCAACGGAGTAAACAACTCCATCCACCCCGCTCTGACTGACATTGGATAAATCTCGGATCTTTAATAACTCCAGTTCATTAATCAATTTCTTCCAACTGGATGCAGGTTCAACCTTTTTCTTTGTGAAGCTTTCAATGATATTGTAATTGGATGTGTCGATAAATTGGACGTTTATCACGTATAACTTGCCTTCCCATTCTTTTTTCCCTTTCTCGAGAACGATCAAATGCTTTTTATAGGCAAGTGAATGATCAAACCATACCCTGATCTGTAACGAATCAAATCCCGTATCACCTGAATTCAGCCCAAGTTGCTTACTTAATTGTCGCACATTATGAAGACTCCCCCCACTTAATAAAGTATCAACCCGAATATCCTGAACAATTGTCTTTCGAGTCTCTTTAAAGTTTTTTTGTTGTCTAGCTCCACTTTGATCCATACACGAAACCAAAGTCACAAAATAAACGAGGAGTATGTAATTACTTTTCTTCATAATAACTGTTGTAG
This portion of the Pseudobacter ginsenosidimutans genome encodes:
- a CDS encoding response regulator, translated to MSEKIKVLIVEDESIVAMDLAAGLETDGYEVAGIADNAAEAIDLFQKNEVDIILMDVHIIGKKDGIDTAAELLQQRSVPLIYLTAFTDAKTIERAKTTHPAAFLAKPYSITNVRIAIELAISNFAVTAQQSSKVIPMDNQNSVASLTEKETILQMNDYIFVKNNYVFVKIKLDEILYAEADNNYVQLVTTEKKLLLRLSLSQLLEKISYKPLVRIHRSYAVNIDMIQSFSDQEVNLPKMQLPIGRSYKEDFLKQFNFR
- a CDS encoding DNA polymerase alpha subunit B family protein codes for the protein MKKSNYILLVYFVTLVSCMDQSGARQQKNFKETRKTIVQDIRVDTLLSGGSLHNVRQLSKQLGLNSGDTGFDSLQIRVWFDHSLAYKKHLIVLEKGKKEWEGKLYVINVQFIDTSNYNIIESFTKKKVEPASSWKKLINELELLKIRDLSNVSQSGVDGVVYSVEVLSNDAYTYYDFWDPESVNDTNWQATNMVRIVDLLEREFKFESLKV